The Nitrogeniibacter aestuarii genome has a window encoding:
- a CDS encoding cupin domain-containing protein, which translates to MTPPASDQLSKVFAVLSPALTVSPVPVTPDVYQRLDADFDSFRGHVLISAFEFSAPWPTWERHPAGDETVILLDGDVTLTLRTAAGDQHVRLNVPGQFLIVPRDTWHTAVPHLPTRMIFITPGEGTENSASPTV; encoded by the coding sequence ATGACGCCACCTGCATCCGATCAACTCTCAAAGGTGTTTGCCGTCCTGTCGCCGGCGCTCACGGTGAGCCCCGTGCCGGTGACGCCCGACGTGTACCAGCGCCTCGATGCCGACTTCGATTCGTTTCGCGGGCATGTGCTCATCTCGGCCTTCGAGTTCTCGGCACCCTGGCCCACGTGGGAGCGACATCCGGCCGGTGACGAGACGGTGATTCTGCTAGATGGCGACGTCACGCTGACCCTGCGCACCGCGGCGGGGGACCAGCACGTCCGGCTGAATGTGCCCGGGCAGTTCCTGATCGTGCCGCGCGACACGTGGCACACTGCCGTGCCGCACCTGCCGACGAGGATGATCTTCATCACCCCGGGCGAGGGCACGGAAAACTCCGCTTCACCGACCGTTTGA
- a CDS encoding metal-dependent hydrolase encodes MKNRLKSALLVLSAVTLPATAAELLWYGQAAVKITTDAGKVILIDPFITRNPKTPEALKDLSGLGKVDLILVTHGHGDHVGDTAEIARMTGAKVAMNADMGHTFSTLGVVPADQLIRFNKSGPIKPVDGVTVTMVRAEHSSEFVHTDADGHKSVHPGGEPAGYIIELENGYRIYHAGDTGVFADMKIIGEYYRPDLELLPIGGHFTMDPKHAAYAVRNLLNSKQVLPIHYETFPPLTGTPEEFKAALGTTQTKVIDLAPGETMKF; translated from the coding sequence ATGAAGAACCGACTCAAGAGCGCACTGCTGGTGCTGAGCGCCGTGACCCTCCCGGCGACCGCCGCCGAACTGCTCTGGTACGGCCAGGCCGCCGTCAAGATCACCACCGATGCCGGCAAGGTCATCCTGATCGATCCGTTCATCACCAGGAACCCGAAAACGCCCGAGGCACTCAAGGACCTTTCCGGACTCGGCAAGGTGGACCTCATCCTCGTGACCCACGGACACGGTGACCATGTGGGGGACACCGCCGAGATCGCGAGGATGACCGGCGCCAAGGTGGCCATGAACGCCGACATGGGTCACACCTTCAGTACCCTGGGCGTGGTCCCTGCCGATCAGTTGATCCGTTTCAACAAGAGTGGCCCCATCAAGCCAGTGGATGGGGTCACGGTCACCATGGTGCGCGCTGAGCACAGTTCCGAATTCGTGCACACCGATGCCGACGGACACAAGTCGGTCCATCCCGGCGGCGAACCGGCGGGCTACATCATCGAGCTGGAGAACGGTTACAGGATCTACCACGCGGGCGACACGGGGGTATTCGCCGACATGAAAATCATCGGCGAGTACTACCGCCCGGATCTGGAGCTGCTCCCCATCGGCGGACATTTCACCATGGACCCGAAACACGCTGCCTACGCCGTCAGGAACCTGCTCAACAGCAAGCAGGTGCTCCCCATCCACTACGAGACTTTCCCGCCGCTCACGGGCACGCCGGAAGAATTCAAGGCAGCACTCGGCACCACGCAGACCAAGGTGATCGATCTGGCGCCGGGTGAAACGATGAAATTCTGA
- a CDS encoding Spy/CpxP family protein refolding chaperone, whose amino-acid sequence MKQSTTRKWMPWVAVAALGLAATGVIANPPGPKPGSAGYDCPYEQGQGGPGMMGGGYGPGMMGGGQGPGMMGGGYGPGMMGGGYGPGMMGGQGPGMMMGGGYGPGMMGGYGPDFTPEQRKEANAIMDQTRKSHWSMMGAMMDEQAKLRDLYAAEKPDRDAIGAIYKRIGEIRQSMYESMIDARQKMDALLTDEQRKQMYRGGR is encoded by the coding sequence ATGAAACAGAGCACGACTCGCAAATGGATGCCCTGGGTGGCCGTAGCGGCCCTCGGCCTGGCTGCAACAGGCGTCATCGCCAATCCACCGGGACCCAAGCCAGGATCAGCGGGCTACGACTGCCCCTACGAGCAAGGCCAGGGCGGCCCGGGCATGATGGGCGGTGGTTACGGCCCCGGCATGATGGGCGGCGGTCAAGGTCCCGGCATGATGGGTGGTGGTTATGGTCCCGGCATGATGGGTGGTGGCTATGGGCCCGGCATGATGGGCGGGCAAGGTCCCGGCATGATGATGGGCGGTGGTTACGGCCCGGGCATGATGGGGGGCTATGGTCCTGACTTCACGCCCGAGCAGCGCAAGGAAGCGAACGCCATCATGGACCAGACCCGCAAGAGCCATTGGTCGATGATGGGCGCGATGATGGACGAACAGGCCAAGCTGCGTGACCTCTACGCGGCCGAAAAACCCGACCGCGACGCCATCGGCGCGATCTACAAACGCATCGGTGAAATTCGCCAGTCCATGTACGAGAGCATGATCGACGCCCGTCAGAAGATGGACGCCCTGCTCACCGACGAGCAACGCAAACAGATGTATCGCGGCGGTCGCTGA
- a CDS encoding c-type cytochrome → MKRVLTLAGLLAALCGGTVFAAGMEIPEPDRGLMASPAKGRPLFERTCASCHGQDLAGTKKGPPLVHKIYEPSHHSDASFQLAARYGTRAHHWGFGDMPPVEGVDANDVAHIIAYVRAQQRRAGIR, encoded by the coding sequence ATGAAACGCGTTCTGACCCTGGCCGGCCTGCTCGCCGCCTTGTGTGGCGGCACGGTGTTCGCGGCCGGCATGGAAATTCCCGAACCGGACCGTGGCCTCATGGCCAGCCCGGCGAAGGGCAGGCCACTGTTCGAGCGCACTTGCGCCAGCTGCCACGGGCAGGACCTGGCCGGCACCAAAAAGGGCCCGCCCCTGGTGCACAAGATCTATGAACCCTCACATCACTCGGATGCCTCGTTCCAGCTGGCGGCCCGCTATGGCACGCGCGCGCACCACTGGGGTTTCGGCGACATGCCGCCGGTTGAAGGGGTCGACGCCAATGACGTGGCACACATCATTGCCTATGTTCGTGCGCAGCAACGTCGCGCGGGCATCCGCTGA
- a CDS encoding class I SAM-dependent methyltransferase — MSTRVWFWDTIARRYARTPIADQASYEQKLAFTRAYFSPLSRVLEIGCGTGSTAILHAPYVEHYHAIDCSGQMLEIARQKVAESALANLSFEQATIERLDSPKGEWDAVLAMSVLHLLDHRGAALRKIHSLLKSGGVFISSTICLGDSPLKFRMLAPLFRMLPFMPRFTAFKRDELIADIESAGFKVEKIWCPGPNKAVFIVARRQSSRAASA, encoded by the coding sequence ATGAGTACCCGCGTCTGGTTCTGGGACACGATCGCGCGCCGATATGCCCGTACGCCCATTGCCGATCAGGCGTCGTACGAGCAGAAACTGGCATTCACCCGCGCATACTTCTCACCCCTGTCGCGGGTGCTGGAAATCGGGTGCGGGACGGGTTCGACCGCCATTCTTCACGCCCCTTACGTCGAGCACTACCACGCGATCGACTGTTCCGGTCAGATGCTGGAGATCGCCCGCCAGAAAGTGGCCGAGAGTGCCCTCGCCAACCTGAGCTTCGAACAGGCCACCATCGAGCGTCTCGACAGCCCCAAAGGCGAATGGGATGCGGTGCTTGCCATGAGTGTGCTGCACTTGCTCGACCACAGGGGCGCGGCGCTGCGCAAGATCCATTCGCTGCTCAAGTCGGGCGGCGTCTTCATTTCAAGCACCATCTGCCTGGGCGACAGCCCGCTCAAGTTCCGCATGCTGGCCCCTTTGTTCCGCATGCTGCCGTTCATGCCGCGCTTTACGGCGTTCAAGCGTGACGAACTGATTGCCGACATCGAATCGGCCGGGTTCAAGGTCGAGAAAATCTGGTGCCCCGGCCCCAACAAGGCGGTGTTCATCGTCGCCCGGCGCCAGTCGTCGCGCGCGGCCAGCGCCTGA
- a CDS encoding amino acid ABC transporter ATP-binding protein — MSLVKISTLHKHFGNNHVLKGIDLDIEEGEVIALIGKSGSGKSTLLRTINGLESIDKGEIQVEGATLHAGEKDLRPLRLKVGMVFQQFNLFPHLTAGENVMLAPTVVKKTPRSEARDIAEAMLEKVGLGEKFDAYPDQLSGGQQQRVAIARALAMQPRVLLCDEITSALDPELVNEVLAVVKQLASEGMTLVMVTHEMRFAREVGDKLVFMHQGKVHEVGHPKDLFAHPGTPELASFIGNSTH, encoded by the coding sequence ATGTCGCTCGTTAAGATCTCCACCCTGCACAAGCATTTCGGCAACAACCACGTGCTCAAGGGCATCGACCTGGACATCGAGGAAGGCGAAGTCATCGCGCTGATCGGCAAGAGCGGCTCGGGCAAGAGCACCTTGCTGCGCACCATCAACGGGCTGGAGTCCATCGACAAGGGCGAAATCCAGGTCGAGGGCGCCACGCTGCACGCCGGCGAGAAAGACCTGCGCCCGCTGCGCCTGAAGGTGGGCATGGTGTTCCAGCAGTTCAACCTGTTCCCGCACCTCACGGCAGGCGAGAACGTGATGCTGGCCCCCACGGTGGTCAAGAAGACGCCCAGGTCGGAAGCCCGCGACATCGCCGAAGCCATGCTGGAAAAAGTGGGTCTGGGCGAGAAGTTCGACGCCTATCCGGATCAGCTTTCAGGCGGCCAGCAGCAGCGCGTGGCCATCGCCCGTGCTCTGGCCATGCAACCGCGCGTGCTGCTGTGCGACGAGATCACCTCGGCGCTGGACCCGGAACTGGTCAACGAGGTGCTGGCCGTGGTCAAGCAACTGGCCTCGGAAGGCATGACCCTGGTGATGGTCACCCACGAGATGCGCTTCGCCCGCGAGGTGGGCGACAAGCTGGTGTTCATGCACCAGGGCAAGGTGCATGAAGTCGGTCACCCGAAAGACCTGTTCGCCCACCCCGGCACGCCGGAGCTGGCCAGCTTCATCGGCAACTCGACCCACTGA
- a CDS encoding AAA family ATPase, with product MKLQIEKASVEALVVQFPELINLREQLRLGGRVEVPYRDFTVEQLRFLRQRYEAGGPRMAARAAQISTLEEAVNDSGTRYRDGDLERLVPDIMAFVLQDVIRGWLFRASMAGKPAAYLITRLDYTPPGEEESGRILIELRANAMGKIAVEQVMIRGRDIEGKNLREIFAEKGYLKETRALVDTYDASAGHYFEWRSRYGQQFSGRGTGIYAEDPTASHRTTDWSRKSLVVLSSSGGQARLVNDEEILKDRDLTLEMPGDILAKFLRKAERSSRIDLKLETQLEKMRDSVPEGLFTQLPVHPYVLMFHLELHHHLWVHVDDMQPYEYDPALKDKLILPPEQIDLIDILTAEMDVLMDDIVEGKSGGTTVLCAGPAGVGKTLTAEVYSEIIQRPLYRVHSGQLGLNVAEMEIALRQTLTRAQRWGAVMLIDEADVYIKRRDDNIAANAVVGVFLRVLEYFNGLLFLTTNRIGDIDEAIISRCIAMIRYHQPGFDDRKRIWRVMADQFGLAIDDGLIAQLAEQFPEASGRDIKGLTKLTAKFCHHKQVAPGMAVFRKCAVFRGMDVISESAA from the coding sequence ATGAAGCTGCAAATCGAAAAGGCCAGTGTGGAAGCCCTGGTCGTCCAGTTTCCGGAACTGATCAACCTGCGCGAGCAGCTGCGCCTCGGCGGCCGCGTCGAAGTGCCCTACCGGGACTTCACCGTCGAGCAACTGCGCTTCCTGCGCCAGCGCTATGAGGCGGGCGGGCCGCGCATGGCCGCTCGGGCCGCGCAGATATCCACGCTTGAAGAGGCGGTGAACGACAGCGGCACGCGCTACCGCGATGGTGATCTGGAGCGGCTGGTGCCCGACATCATGGCCTTTGTGCTGCAGGACGTGATTCGCGGCTGGCTGTTCCGCGCCAGCATGGCCGGCAAACCGGCGGCATACCTGATCACGCGGCTCGACTACACACCGCCGGGCGAAGAGGAATCAGGCCGCATCCTGATCGAGCTGCGCGCCAATGCCATGGGCAAGATCGCGGTCGAGCAGGTGATGATTCGCGGGCGTGACATCGAGGGCAAGAACCTGCGCGAGATCTTCGCCGAGAAAGGCTATCTCAAGGAGACGCGGGCACTGGTCGACACCTATGACGCCTCGGCCGGGCACTATTTCGAGTGGCGGTCCCGCTACGGCCAGCAGTTTTCCGGCCGCGGCACCGGCATCTATGCCGAAGACCCCACCGCCTCCCATCGCACCACCGACTGGTCGCGCAAGAGCCTGGTGGTGCTCTCGTCGAGCGGCGGCCAGGCGCGGCTGGTGAATGATGAGGAAATCCTCAAGGATCGCGACCTGACACTCGAGATGCCCGGCGACATCCTCGCCAAGTTCCTGCGCAAGGCGGAACGCAGCAGCCGCATCGACCTGAAGCTCGAAACCCAGCTGGAAAAGATGCGCGACAGCGTTCCCGAGGGACTGTTCACGCAACTGCCGGTGCATCCCTATGTGCTCATGTTTCATCTGGAGCTGCACCATCACCTGTGGGTGCATGTGGACGACATGCAGCCCTATGAATACGACCCTGCCCTGAAAGACAAGCTCATCCTGCCGCCCGAGCAGATCGACCTGATCGACATCCTCACCGCCGAAATGGACGTGCTCATGGACGACATCGTCGAGGGCAAGAGCGGCGGTACCACGGTGCTGTGCGCCGGCCCGGCGGGCGTCGGCAAGACGCTCACCGCCGAGGTGTATTCGGAGATCATCCAGCGCCCGCTCTACCGGGTGCATTCGGGGCAGCTGGGCCTGAACGTGGCGGAGATGGAAATCGCCCTGCGCCAGACGCTCACCCGCGCCCAGCGCTGGGGCGCGGTGATGCTCATCGACGAGGCGGATGTGTATATCAAGCGCCGGGACGACAACATCGCCGCCAACGCGGTGGTGGGCGTTTTCCTGCGGGTGCTCGAATACTTCAATGGCCTGCTTTTTCTGACCACCAACCGGATCGGCGACATCGACGAGGCGATCATCTCGCGCTGCATCGCGATGATCCGCTATCACCAACCGGGGTTCGATGATCGCAAGCGTATCTGGCGGGTCATGGCCGATCAGTTCGGCCTGGCCATCGACGACGGGCTCATCGCGCAACTGGCCGAGCAGTTCCCCGAGGCCAGCGGCCGCGACATCAAGGGCCTGACCAAACTCACGGCCAAGTTCTGCCACCACAAGCAGGTGGCGCCGGGCATGGCGGTGTTCCGCAAATGCGCCGTGTTCCGTGGCATGGACGTGATCTCGGAGTCGGCCGCATGA
- a CDS encoding amino acid ABC transporter permease codes for MFTQFTTWDIVRNLLEGGKWTLALSLIAFVLGGAAGLLVLMARISKARWLQTGAKAYIEVFQGTPLLMQLFIVFFGLSLVGVDVSPWLAAALGLTLFTSAYLAEIWRGCVESIPKGQWEASASLAMNPLEQMRYVILPQALRIAVAPTVGFSVQVVKGTAVASIIGFAELTKTGSMLANATFKPFMVFGFVALAYFCLCYPLSLYAKSLERKFHVAR; via the coding sequence ATGTTCACCCAATTCACCACCTGGGACATCGTGCGCAACCTGCTCGAAGGCGGTAAATGGACGCTCGCGCTGTCGCTCATCGCCTTCGTGCTCGGCGGCGCGGCCGGCCTGCTCGTGCTCATGGCGCGCATCTCGAAAGCACGTTGGCTGCAGACCGGGGCGAAAGCCTATATCGAGGTCTTCCAGGGCACGCCGCTGCTGATGCAGCTGTTCATCGTGTTCTTCGGCCTGTCCCTGGTCGGCGTGGATGTCTCACCCTGGCTGGCCGCCGCGCTCGGGCTGACGCTCTTCACCAGCGCCTATCTGGCGGAAATCTGGCGCGGCTGTGTGGAATCGATTCCGAAAGGCCAGTGGGAAGCCTCGGCAAGTCTGGCCATGAACCCGCTTGAACAGATGCGCTACGTGATCCTGCCGCAGGCCCTGCGCATTGCCGTGGCGCCGACCGTGGGCTTCTCGGTGCAGGTGGTCAAGGGCACGGCGGTGGCTTCGATCATCGGCTTTGCCGAGCTCACCAAGACCGGCTCCATGCTCGCCAACGCCACCTTCAAACCCTTCATGGTGTTCGGCTTTGTCGCCCTGGCCTATTTCTGCCTGTGCTACCCGCTGTCGCTGTATGCCAAGTCACTCGAAAGGAAATTCCATGTCGCTCGTTAA
- a CDS encoding amino acid ABC transporter permease, translating to MAYQFEFAPVFEYTNLLLKGAGFTLALTAVGAVLGIGLGIIGAICRGWHIKPFNWIFGVYVELIRNTPFLVQLFFIFFGLPAIGVRMGEWEAAVLAMVINLGAYSTEIIRAGIQATPKGQIEAASSLAMSRVEIFRYVVLRPALQKVWPALTSQVIIVMLGSAVCSQIATEELTFAANFIQSRNFRAFETYFVTTAIYFLLAVLLRQVLMLIGRRYVTRRAV from the coding sequence ATGGCATATCAATTCGAATTCGCGCCGGTGTTTGAATACACCAACCTGTTGCTCAAGGGCGCCGGTTTCACGCTGGCGCTCACGGCCGTGGGCGCCGTGCTCGGCATCGGGCTCGGCATCATCGGAGCCATCTGCCGCGGCTGGCACATCAAGCCCTTCAACTGGATCTTCGGGGTCTATGTGGAGTTGATCCGCAACACCCCGTTCCTGGTCCAGCTGTTCTTCATCTTCTTCGGCCTGCCCGCCATCGGAGTACGCATGGGCGAGTGGGAAGCGGCCGTGCTGGCCATGGTGATCAACCTGGGCGCCTACTCCACCGAGATCATCCGCGCCGGCATCCAGGCCACGCCCAAGGGGCAGATCGAGGCCGCCAGTTCGCTGGCCATGAGCCGTGTCGAGATCTTCCGCTACGTGGTGCTGCGCCCCGCCCTGCAGAAGGTGTGGCCGGCGCTCACCAGCCAGGTGATCATCGTCATGCTCGGCTCGGCGGTGTGCTCGCAGATCGCCACCGAAGAGCTCACCTTTGCGGCCAACTTCATCCAGTCGCGCAACTTCCGCGCCTTTGAAACCTATTTCGTCACCACCGCCATCTACTTCCTGCTCGCCGTGCTGCTGCGTCAGGTGCTGATGCTGATCGGCCGGCGATATGTGACCCGGAGGGCCGTCTGA
- a CDS encoding zinc ribbon domain-containing protein YjdM: protein MSTLPNCPSCGSEYTYEDGAMYVCPECAHEWSQDAAASQDEGLVVKDANGNLLADGDDVVIAKDLKVKGASQPLKVGTKVKGIRLVEGDHNIDCKIPGYGGMKLKSEFVKKA, encoded by the coding sequence ATGAGCACTTTGCCCAACTGCCCGAGCTGTGGCTCGGAATACACCTACGAAGACGGCGCCATGTACGTCTGCCCGGAGTGCGCACACGAGTGGTCCCAGGATGCCGCGGCTTCGCAGGATGAGGGACTGGTGGTCAAGGATGCCAACGGCAACCTGCTGGCCGACGGCGACGACGTGGTGATTGCCAAGGATCTGAAGGTCAAGGGCGCCTCGCAGCCGTTGAAGGTCGGCACCAAGGTGAAGGGCATCCGTCTGGTCGAAGGCGACCACAACATCGACTGCAAGATTCCGGGTTACGGCGGTATGAAGCTCAAGTCGGAGTTCGTCAAGAAGGCGTGA
- a CDS encoding FadR/GntR family transcriptional regulator: MIKTASSVSNDAARHLQKQILEGQFAPGSMLPGQRELSVSMGISRASLREAISMLEALGMVRSRPGKGVIVTSGQHRDASDLPDGPESIPAKAMFEYRITLEPMAAALAARCIEPAGASELWSLQHTLESAIAAKDLVLASETDLAFHTRVAELCGNPLFHEAIADARGRIAHNLRLAFADLERIQETAEEHRAITLAITTGNATGAHVAMRHHLTRTAERAGIALDLP, encoded by the coding sequence ATGATCAAAACCGCTTCAAGCGTGTCCAACGACGCCGCCCGCCATCTGCAGAAACAGATCCTGGAGGGGCAGTTCGCCCCCGGCAGCATGCTGCCGGGCCAACGGGAGCTGTCAGTCTCCATGGGCATCAGCCGCGCCTCGTTGCGCGAAGCCATCTCCATGCTCGAAGCCCTCGGCATGGTGCGCTCTCGCCCGGGCAAGGGCGTGATCGTGACCAGCGGTCAGCATCGGGACGCGAGTGATCTGCCCGATGGGCCGGAGTCGATTCCCGCCAAAGCCATGTTCGAGTACCGCATCACGCTCGAACCCATGGCCGCGGCCCTGGCGGCGCGTTGCATCGAGCCCGCCGGCGCGAGCGAACTGTGGTCCCTGCAGCACACGCTGGAGAGCGCCATCGCGGCGAAGGATCTGGTGCTCGCCTCCGAAACGGACCTGGCCTTTCACACCCGGGTGGCCGAACTGTGCGGTAACCCGCTGTTCCATGAAGCCATTGCCGATGCCCGAGGGCGCATCGCCCACAACCTGCGCCTGGCCTTTGCCGACCTGGAGCGCATCCAGGAAACCGCCGAAGAACACCGTGCCATCACCCTCGCCATCACGACGGGCAATGCCACCGGGGCGCACGTAGCCATGCGCCACCACCTCACCCGAACCGCCGAGCGCGCCGGCATCGCGCTCGACCTGCCCTGA
- a CDS encoding transporter substrate-binding domain-containing protein, producing the protein MNRRHFLSALTTAAAVLTLGLPTAHADVLASVGKAGVLKVAVPQDFPPFGSVGPDLKPRGYDIDMAELIGKAMGVKVELIPVTSTNRIPYLTTGKADLVISSLGKNPDRAKVIDFSDAYAPFFNGVFGPKDMSVTQVGDLSSKVVGVTRGSVEDLELTKIAPKDVTIKRFEDNNGTISAYLTGQVQLVATGNVVAAAVNDLTDLRELSAKFLIKNSPCYVGVNKGESALLAKVNAIIAAAKADGSLEAISQKWLQQPLPEGL; encoded by the coding sequence ATGAATCGTCGCCACTTCCTCTCAGCCCTCACCACGGCCGCCGCCGTGCTCACCCTTGGCCTGCCGACGGCCCACGCCGACGTACTTGCATCCGTCGGCAAGGCCGGCGTGCTCAAGGTCGCCGTGCCGCAGGACTTTCCGCCTTTCGGCTCGGTCGGTCCGGATCTCAAGCCGCGCGGCTACGACATCGATATGGCCGAGCTGATCGGCAAGGCCATGGGCGTGAAGGTGGAGCTGATCCCGGTGACCAGCACCAACCGCATTCCCTACCTCACCACCGGCAAGGCCGATCTGGTGATCTCCAGCCTGGGCAAGAACCCGGACCGCGCCAAGGTGATCGATTTCTCCGACGCCTACGCGCCCTTCTTCAACGGCGTGTTCGGCCCGAAAGACATGAGCGTGACCCAGGTCGGCGACCTGTCCAGCAAGGTGGTCGGTGTCACCCGCGGTTCGGTGGAAGACCTGGAGCTGACCAAGATTGCCCCCAAGGACGTGACCATCAAGCGCTTCGAGGACAACAACGGCACCATCTCGGCCTACCTCACCGGCCAGGTCCAGCTCGTGGCCACCGGTAACGTGGTGGCGGCCGCGGTCAATGACCTCACCGACCTGCGTGAGCTGTCCGCCAAATTCCTGATCAAGAACTCGCCCTGTTACGTGGGCGTGAACAAGGGCGAGAGCGCCCTGCTCGCCAAGGTGAATGCCATCATCGCCGCCGCCAAGGCCGACGGCAGCCTCGAAGCCATCTCACAGAAGTGGTTGCAGCAGCCCCTGCCTGAAGGTCTCTGA
- a CDS encoding glutathione S-transferase family protein produces the protein MMTFYMTPGSCSTGIHILLEELELVFSADVLNLPAGDGQKPEYLAINPKGTIPTLLLDDGTALTEFTAIAWWLAQRYPKRQLLPADPVAQAKALEIVSDVTANIHGQGYTRIFTTDRYALRASDADAVVNQGKVLVQKGLRRMADHLATTEGPWCFEHFTIADAALFYVEFWADRIDLSMPEACRKHFQAMCARPVVKRVLMEEGYRV, from the coding sequence ATGATGACCTTCTACATGACGCCGGGCTCCTGCAGCACCGGCATTCACATCCTGCTCGAAGAACTGGAACTGGTCTTCAGCGCCGACGTGCTCAACCTGCCGGCCGGCGACGGGCAGAAGCCGGAATACCTGGCCATCAACCCCAAGGGCACCATCCCCACCCTGCTGCTGGACGACGGCACGGCCCTGACCGAGTTCACCGCCATCGCCTGGTGGCTGGCACAGCGCTATCCGAAAAGGCAGTTGCTGCCCGCCGACCCGGTCGCCCAGGCCAAGGCGCTGGAGATCGTCAGCGACGTGACCGCCAACATCCACGGCCAGGGCTACACCCGCATCTTCACCACCGACCGATACGCCCTGCGCGCATCCGACGCGGACGCCGTCGTCAATCAGGGCAAGGTGCTGGTACAGAAGGGCCTGCGGCGCATGGCGGATCATCTGGCCACCACCGAAGGCCCGTGGTGCTTCGAGCACTTCACCATTGCCGACGCAGCCCTGTTCTATGTGGAGTTCTGGGCCGACCGCATCGACCTGTCCATGCCCGAGGCCTGCCGCAAACACTTTCAGGCCATGTGCGCCCGGCCGGTGGTCAAGCGCGTGCTGATGGAAGAAGGCTACCGGGTCTGA
- a CDS encoding lysozyme inhibitor LprI family protein, translating into MPARHTWATMALIALSTTAWADPCVTQANTQEMNACARQQLDAADARLNEAYTALKAALPAENTPGVAGPSPRLALRDAQRAWITFRDADCAAQAQLYAGGSIVTLIHLGCLQQRTEQRTRELQRDQWLPGG; encoded by the coding sequence ATGCCAGCAAGACACACCTGGGCGACGATGGCCCTGATCGCCCTGAGCACGACCGCATGGGCAGACCCGTGCGTGACCCAGGCCAACACGCAGGAGATGAATGCCTGCGCCCGACAGCAGCTCGATGCAGCCGATGCCCGCCTCAATGAAGCGTACACCGCGCTCAAAGCGGCGCTGCCGGCCGAGAACACCCCCGGCGTTGCGGGCCCGTCACCACGCCTGGCCTTGCGCGACGCGCAGCGGGCCTGGATCACCTTCCGCGATGCCGATTGTGCCGCCCAGGCGCAGCTCTACGCCGGGGGCAGCATCGTGACGTTGATCCACCTCGGTTGCCTGCAGCAGCGCACCGAGCAGCGCACCCGCGAACTGCAGCGGGACCAGTGGCTGCCCGGGGGCTGA
- a CDS encoding c-type cytochrome translates to MKSFISGIVFAALVAIGGGAVMLFGGFVNVAADEPHHPLVFSLLDTARERAIAHHADGITVPADLDDSERVRKGAGNYAAMCADCHLSPGVGESEIRLGLYPTPPNLARAGEDGAAPLAPAEAFWVIKHGIKASGMPAWGRGGMTDDDIWNLVALLKALPVMGVAEYRAWVNSSDGHAHGGQPADEHEHGHDRAVDMPAQDHEGPAAHTHDEGTPHAH, encoded by the coding sequence ATGAAATCCTTCATCTCCGGCATCGTCTTCGCCGCGCTGGTCGCGATCGGCGGCGGGGCCGTCATGCTGTTCGGCGGCTTCGTCAATGTGGCGGCAGATGAACCGCATCACCCCCTCGTATTCAGCCTGCTGGACACCGCACGGGAGCGCGCCATCGCCCATCACGCCGACGGCATCACGGTGCCGGCGGATCTGGATGACAGCGAACGCGTGCGCAAAGGTGCCGGCAACTACGCCGCCATGTGCGCCGACTGTCACCTGAGCCCGGGCGTCGGCGAATCCGAGATCCGCCTCGGGCTCTACCCCACGCCGCCCAACCTGGCCCGCGCCGGTGAGGACGGCGCCGCGCCGCTCGCCCCGGCCGAGGCCTTCTGGGTGATCAAGCACGGCATCAAGGCCAGCGGCATGCCCGCCTGGGGGCGTGGCGGCATGACCGATGACGACATCTGGAACCTGGTCGCCCTGCTCAAGGCCTTGCCGGTCATGGGCGTGGCGGAATACCGCGCCTGGGTGAACAGCAGCGATGGACACGCCCATGGCGGCCAGCCGGCTGACGAACATGAACACGGGCACGACAGGGCTGTCGATATGCCCGCCCAGGATCACGAGGGCCCGGCTGCCCACACGCACGATGAAGGGACGCCCCATGCCCACTGA